In a genomic window of Longimicrobiaceae bacterium:
- a CDS encoding transglutaminase domain-containing protein encodes MAVWAAFSALLTVYLAGAPVEVEDSSPVFAAKVLAKRAVAELIVAAYALGPQSVPMPTPEAPVPPPPAAELPSVPALAAFAERTPARDLDLARALADWLARSATFGPPHEDYFALPTAEVLQRALDGEPFLCDDLARLYARLAPRLGLDVRLVYLWAAEEANHVVVEVYSRDLRKWAVLDVIENRMLVGEAGVPLSAVEAHRYVASGRADAIRAVPNGSGEYPARAFELAAYLRKFDSMAFLLRSDFKRVHRLPRHHPANLLSQNLALYDGSRGWLPRAYYRLRISAEQLAASPGGAASAGPGTLR; translated from the coding sequence GTGGCGGTCTGGGCGGCGTTCAGCGCGCTGTTGACCGTGTACCTCGCCGGCGCCCCGGTGGAGGTGGAGGACTCCTCGCCGGTGTTCGCGGCGAAGGTGCTGGCCAAGCGCGCGGTCGCGGAGCTGATCGTCGCGGCGTACGCGCTGGGCCCGCAGTCCGTGCCGATGCCGACGCCGGAGGCACCGGTGCCGCCGCCTCCCGCCGCCGAGCTTCCCTCGGTCCCGGCACTCGCCGCCTTCGCGGAGCGGACACCTGCGCGGGACCTGGACCTGGCGCGGGCGCTGGCGGACTGGCTGGCCCGGAGCGCCACCTTCGGCCCGCCGCACGAGGACTACTTCGCGCTACCGACCGCGGAGGTCCTGCAGCGCGCCCTCGACGGCGAGCCCTTCCTCTGCGACGACCTCGCCCGGCTCTACGCGCGCCTGGCGCCGAGACTCGGGTTGGACGTGCGCCTGGTGTACCTGTGGGCGGCCGAGGAGGCCAACCACGTGGTCGTGGAGGTATACTCGCGCGATTTGCGGAAGTGGGCGGTGCTGGATGTCATCGAGAACCGGATGCTCGTGGGAGAGGCGGGGGTCCCGCTGAGCGCGGTGGAGGCGCACCGGTACGTCGCGAGCGGGCGGGCCGACGCCATACGCGCGGTGCCGAACGGGAGCGGAGAGTACCCGGCGCGCGCGTTCGAGCTCGCGGCGTACCTGCGGAAGTTCGACAGCATGGCCTTCCTCCTCCGCTCGGACTTCAAGCGGGTGCACCGGCTCCCCCGGCACCACCCCGCCAACCTCCTTTCACAGAACCTGGCGCTTTACGATGGAAGCCGGGGCTGGCTTCCCCGGGCGTACTACCGCCTGCGGATCAGCGCGGAGCAGCTCGCCGCATCCCCGGGCGGAGCCGCGTCCGCCGGGCCGGGCACGCTCCGCTGA